One stretch of Deltaproteobacteria bacterium DNA includes these proteins:
- a CDS encoding J domain-containing protein, translating to MTRDVTVSDYYKTLGLAKGASNDEIKKSYRKLALQYHPDRNKGDKAAEDKFKEISEAYAVLSDDEKRRQYDAFGDSRFHQQYSQEDIFRNTDFGSVFQDFDMGGLDGIFSRIFGGAAGGGGGGFGGGPFAGAAGARGGRRGAAAQMKGQDVEFPLQIGFAEAFSGGERAVNFRLGDGTERALKVRIPKGAKDGGRLRVAGMGAPSPYGGPSGDLFVILQVAPHPHLTRDGDDIVVHVPLKISEALLGTSREVETLDGVKRVKIPAGVKPGTKVRLRGLGFPHTGKETRGDFHVIVDFEVPSHLTPAQKSAVAALQEVDL from the coding sequence TTGACGCGAGATGTAACCGTGTCTGATTACTATAAAACTTTAGGCCTCGCCAAAGGGGCCAGCAACGACGAGATCAAAAAGTCCTACCGCAAGCTAGCGCTACAATATCACCCCGACCGCAACAAGGGTGACAAGGCGGCTGAGGACAAATTTAAGGAGATCAGCGAGGCGTACGCCGTTCTGAGCGACGACGAAAAGCGCCGGCAGTACGATGCCTTCGGTGATTCGCGCTTCCATCAGCAGTATTCGCAGGAAGACATCTTTCGCAACACCGACTTCGGCTCGGTATTTCAGGACTTTGACATGGGCGGCCTAGACGGCATCTTCAGTCGTATCTTTGGTGGAGCGGCTGGCGGCGGGGGCGGTGGCTTCGGCGGCGGGCCATTTGCTGGTGCTGCCGGAGCGCGGGGTGGTCGCCGTGGCGCGGCGGCGCAGATGAAGGGCCAAGACGTCGAGTTTCCTCTGCAGATCGGTTTTGCCGAGGCCTTCAGTGGAGGCGAGAGGGCCGTGAATTTTCGCTTAGGCGATGGCACGGAGCGGGCGCTCAAGGTCCGGATTCCTAAGGGGGCCAAGGACGGTGGACGTCTTCGGGTTGCGGGCATGGGGGCGCCGTCCCCTTACGGAGGGCCCTCTGGCGACCTTTTTGTAATCCTGCAGGTGGCCCCACATCCGCATCTGACGCGCGATGGTGATGACATAGTTGTCCACGTACCGCTCAAGATTTCTGAGGCTCTCCTCGGCACGTCCCGTGAGGTCGAGACGTTGGACGGGGTCAAGAGAGTGAAGATCCCCGCGGGCGTCAAGCCTGGCACCAAAGTGCGGCTGCGGGGGCTTGGATTCCCGCATACCGGCAAGGAGACACGGGGTGACTTTCACGTCATCGTCGATTTCGAGGTGCCTTCTCATCTGACCCCTGCCCAGAAATCCGCTGTCGCGGCACTACAAGAAGTTGACCTATGA